A window from Rana temporaria chromosome 8, aRanTem1.1, whole genome shotgun sequence encodes these proteins:
- the LOC120946874 gene encoding trypsin-like isoform X3 — MKFLLICVLLGAAAALDDDKIVGGYTCGAYSQPWQVSLNSGYHFCGGSLINSLWVVSAAHCYQSSMQVRLGEHNIAVNEGTEQFINSAKVIRNAAYNSRTLDNDIMLVKLASPATLNSYVKSVPLPGGCAAAGTNCVISGWGNTLSSGTSMPNLLQCVNAPILTSAQCSNAYPGEITGNMICVGYLEGGKDSCQGDSGGPVVCNGQLQGIVSWGYGCALRNYPGVYTKVCNYNSWIASTQAAN; from the exons ATGAAATTCCTTCTGATCTGTGTGCTCCTCGGGGCAGCTG CTGCCTTGGATGATGACAAGATCGTCGGAGGATATACCTGTGGAGCCTACTCTCAGCCCTGGCAGGTATCTCTGAACTCCGGATATCACTTCTGTGGTGGATCCCTCATCAACTCCCTGTGGGTGGTCTCTGCTGCTCACTGCTACCAGTC GAGCATGCAAGTCAGACTCGGAGAGCACAACATCGCTGTCAATGAGGGCACAGAGCAGTTTATCAACTCTGCCAAGGTCATCAGAAATGCTGCATACAACTCCAGAACCCTGGACAACGACATCATGTTGGTCAAGCTGGCCTCTCCCGCCACCCTCAACTCCTACGTCAAGAGCGTGCCTCTGCCCGGTGGTTGCGCTGCTGCCGGCACCAACTGTGTGATCTCCGGATGGGGCAATACCCTTAGCAGTGGAA CCAGCATGCCTAACCTCCTGCAGTGTGTGAACGCCCCCATCCTGACTTCCGCCCAGTGCAGCAACGCCTACCCCGGAGAGATTACCGGCAACATGATCTGCGTTGGCTACCTGGAGGGAGGCAAGGATTCCTGCCAG gGTGACTCTGGTGGCCCCGTGGTGTGTAACGGACAGCTCCAGGGTATTGTCTCCTGGGGATACGGCTGTGCCCTGAGGAACTACCCCGGTGTCTACACCAAGGTCTGCAACTACAACTCCTGGATCGCCAGCACTCAGGCTGCCAACTGA
- the LOC120946884 gene encoding trypsin-like, giving the protein MINNMKFLLICVLLGAAAALDDDKIVGGYTCGAYSQPWQVSLNSGYHFCGGSLINSLWVVSAAHCYKASMQVRLGEHNIAVSEGTEQFINSAKVIRNAAYNSRTLDNDIMLVKLASPATLNSYVKSVPLPGGCAAAGTSCVISGWGNTLSSGTNMPNLLQCVNAPILTSAQCSNAYPGEITGNMICVGYLEGGKDSCQGDSGGPVVCNGQLQGIVSWGYGCALRNYPGVYTKVCNYNSWIASTQAAN; this is encoded by the exons ATGATCAACAACATGAAATTCCTTCTGATCTGTGTGCTCCTCGGGGCAGCTG CTGCCTTGGATGATGACAAGATCGTTGGAGGATATACCTGTGGCGCCTACTCTCAGCCCTGGCAGGTATCTCTGAACTCTGGATATCACTTCTGTGGTGGATCCCTCATCAACTCCCTGTGGGTGGTCTCTGCTGCTCACTGCTACAAGGC GAGCATGCAGGTCAGACTCGGAGAGCACAACATTGCTGTCTCTGAGGGCACCGAGCAGTTCATTAACTCTGCCAAGGTCATCAGAAATGCTGCATACAACTCCAGAACCCTGGACAACGACATCATGTTGGTCAAGCTGGCCTCTCCCGCCACCCTCAACTCCTACGTCAAGAGCGTGCCTCTGCCCGGTGGTTGTGCTGCTGCCGGCACAAGCTGTGTGATCTCCGGATGGGGCAATACCCTTAGCAGTGGAA CCAACATGCCTAACCTCCTGCAGTGTGTGAACGCCCCCATCCTGACTTCCGCCCAGTGCAGCAACGCCTACCCCGGAGAGATTACCGGCAACATGATCTGCGTTGGCTACCTGGAGGGAGGCAAGGATTCCTGCCAG GGTGACTCTGGTGGCCCCGTGGTGTGTAACGGACAGCTCCAGGGTATTGTCTCCTGGGGATACGGCTGTGCCCTGAGGAACTACCCCGGTGTCTACACCAAGGTCTGCAACTACAACTCCTGGATTGCCAGCACTCAGGCTGCCAACTGA